The proteins below come from a single Faecalibaculum rodentium genomic window:
- a CDS encoding tetratricopeptide repeat protein: MNDDEIREVEHEADRLHFKSALQLLQKTRRTETDDTDWHRLMARILRGLSDSRAALDHARNAGTAPRAQLELAKCLFAAGQTEEAGQRLTAICTDSSDLAACLSLAAWCAEMGEVTRARNILQSSSLHQLPPGGLRMDWLILTADLASFEENMDTAFRFYRQALHETESCIPSNWQPLRRMLILHNMADSLEQMERPDQAMDLYRQAMREMKQQHRTDGTVTDLSGYEAELLLSVANCLGNMEEYETAHEFLNKADRLLAGDPPRQKSYFHGRRLYIGGLLALNESRNTEAAHLFEQALTVQKKLCLSGQDKPEHAARTAYYLASVLPDTETRRKLALYEEAWPVFEQMQDKEPAFYLSARAEMENERGRLSSDRSLGTRHYRYSVALYNQVLALHPEDSLARESRLAARVNLYLLSPCQDLENCIRKELTALQKQSGSLFLDTVSAYLLHSGECSPAFHEWLTQFRQTLPSPYDA; this comes from the coding sequence ATGAATGATGACGAAATCAGAGAAGTGGAACACGAAGCAGACAGGCTGCATTTTAAATCAGCACTGCAACTATTGCAGAAAACCAGGAGAACGGAGACGGATGATACAGATTGGCACCGTCTGATGGCCAGGATACTGCGCGGGCTGTCAGACAGCCGGGCTGCACTGGATCATGCCCGAAACGCCGGTACTGCACCCAGGGCGCAACTGGAATTGGCGAAATGTCTGTTTGCCGCCGGACAGACCGAGGAAGCCGGGCAACGACTGACAGCTATTTGTACTGATTCCAGTGATCTGGCTGCCTGTCTGTCGCTGGCTGCCTGGTGCGCAGAAATGGGAGAAGTGACCAGAGCCCGGAACATCCTGCAGTCTTCTTCTCTTCATCAGCTTCCTCCTGGAGGACTGCGGATGGACTGGCTGATCCTGACTGCCGATCTGGCTTCGTTTGAAGAGAATATGGATACAGCTTTCAGGTTTTACAGGCAGGCGCTGCATGAAACAGAATCCTGTATCCCTTCAAACTGGCAGCCGCTGCGTCGGATGCTGATCCTTCATAATATGGCAGATTCGCTGGAGCAGATGGAGAGGCCGGATCAGGCCATGGACCTTTACAGACAGGCGATGCGCGAAATGAAGCAGCAGCACAGAACAGATGGAACCGTGACCGATCTGTCAGGATACGAAGCAGAGCTTTTACTGTCCGTTGCCAACTGTCTTGGCAATATGGAAGAGTACGAAACTGCACATGAGTTTCTGAACAAGGCGGATCGCCTGCTGGCTGGTGATCCGCCCAGACAGAAATCCTACTTTCACGGGAGAAGACTGTACATTGGTGGCCTGCTCGCCCTGAATGAAAGCAGAAACACCGAGGCTGCACACCTGTTTGAACAGGCCCTGACAGTTCAGAAAAAACTGTGTCTTTCCGGTCAGGACAAACCGGAACATGCAGCACGGACTGCGTATTATCTTGCTTCAGTCCTTCCGGATACAGAAACCCGGAGAAAACTCGCATTATACGAGGAAGCCTGGCCTGTTTTCGAACAGATGCAGGATAAGGAACCTGCCTTCTATCTGTCTGCAAGGGCAGAGATGGAAAACGAACGCGGCCGGCTGAGCAGTGACAGATCCCTGGGAACCCGTCATTACAGATACTCTGTGGCTCTTTACAATCAGGTACTCGCCCTGCACCCTGAAGATTCCCTGGCACGAGAGTCCAGGCTGGCCGCCAGAGTCAATCTGTATCTGCTGTCTCCGTGTCAGGACCTTGAAAACTGCATCCGGAAGGAGCTGACTGCTCTGCAAAAACAATCCGGTTCTCTGTTTCTGGATACGGTTTCGGCGTATCTCCTGCACAGCGGAGAATGTTCACCGGCATTCCATGAGTGGCTCACACAATTCCGCCAGACACTTCCTTCACCCTACGA
- the tyrS gene encoding tyrosine--tRNA ligase, with protein sequence MELFEELQWRGLVNDVTSPDLENEINNGELTFYIGTDPTADSLHIGHYSSLLMAKRLQKHGHHPIMLVGGATGFIGDPKATGERSMLTPEVLAHNYEALHRQISDLFGFQMVNNLDWTKDLSIIDFLRDYGKFFNVTYMLNKETVKKRLESGISYTEFSYMILQSLDFLHLLEEYNCQMQIGGQDQWGNITSGLELIRKKKGADVKAYGLTMPLITKADGTKFGKSESGTVWLDPEKTSPYDLYQFLFNTEDAKVGEYLKKLTFLTPEEIDDLEKQQAEAPHLRPAQKALAAEVVRDLHGQEALDTALAITEALFRGRLQELTPKQRHQAVAPMEKMEIAANLPLEDVLVQTGIAKSKREAREWTKCNSIAINGVKVTDPMHIVGADDMYADDCVILKKGKKNQYCLHLV encoded by the coding sequence ATGGAATTATTTGAAGAACTGCAATGGCGCGGTCTCGTCAACGACGTGACCAGCCCCGATCTCGAAAATGAAATCAACAACGGGGAACTGACATTTTATATTGGTACAGATCCCACGGCCGATTCCCTGCACATCGGGCACTATTCCAGCCTCCTGATGGCCAAACGTCTGCAAAAACACGGTCATCATCCCATCATGCTCGTTGGCGGTGCGACAGGATTCATTGGCGATCCTAAGGCTACAGGTGAACGAAGCATGCTGACACCGGAGGTCCTTGCACACAACTACGAAGCCCTGCACCGGCAGATCAGCGATCTGTTCGGTTTCCAGATGGTCAACAACCTGGACTGGACCAAAGACCTGTCCATCATTGATTTCCTCCGGGACTACGGGAAATTCTTCAATGTAACCTATATGCTGAACAAGGAAACCGTCAAAAAGAGACTGGAGTCCGGCATCTCCTACACGGAGTTTTCCTACATGATCCTGCAGTCCCTGGACTTCCTGCACCTGCTGGAGGAATACAACTGCCAGATGCAGATCGGCGGACAGGACCAGTGGGGCAACATCACCTCCGGCCTGGAGCTGATCCGGAAGAAAAAAGGTGCTGATGTAAAAGCTTACGGCCTCACCATGCCGCTGATCACCAAAGCAGACGGAACCAAGTTCGGAAAATCCGAGTCCGGAACAGTCTGGCTGGATCCCGAAAAGACCAGTCCCTATGATCTGTACCAGTTCCTGTTCAATACAGAGGATGCCAAAGTGGGCGAGTATCTGAAGAAACTCACCTTCCTGACCCCGGAAGAAATCGACGATCTGGAAAAACAGCAGGCCGAGGCTCCGCATCTGCGTCCGGCACAGAAAGCCCTGGCAGCGGAAGTGGTACGCGATCTGCACGGCCAGGAGGCGCTGGATACCGCGCTGGCCATCACGGAAGCTCTGTTCCGGGGCAGACTTCAGGAACTGACACCCAAACAGCGTCATCAGGCAGTGGCACCCATGGAAAAAATGGAGATTGCTGCGAATCTCCCCCTGGAAGATGTGCTGGTGCAGACAGGCATTGCCAAGTCAAAGCGCGAAGCCAGGGAATGGACCAAATGCAATTCCATTGCCATCAACGGCGTCAAGGTCACAGATCCCATGCACATTGTAGGCGCAGATGACATGTATGCAGATGACTGCGTGATCCTGAAAAAAGGAAAGAAAAACCAGTACTGCCTTCACCTGGTATAA